The Solibacillus daqui genome has a segment encoding these proteins:
- a CDS encoding transcriptional regulator, with product MAEKLQTSQSNLSNKLKRDNFSEKELEEIAEVCNAKVEINFVLEDGTKI from the coding sequence TTGGCGGAGAAATTACAAACATCACAGTCGAATTTATCCAATAAGTTGAAACGCGATAATTTTAGCGAGAAGGAATTAGAAGAAATTGCGGAAGTATGTAATGCTAAAGTGGAAATTAACTTTGTGTTAGAAGATGGAACTAAAATTTAA